One Rhinolophus sinicus isolate RSC01 linkage group LG06, ASM3656204v1, whole genome shotgun sequence DNA window includes the following coding sequences:
- the TYW3 gene encoding tRNA wybutosine-synthesizing protein 3 homolog: MDRSAEFRRWKAQCLSKADLSRKGDVDEDVVDLVQLLNEREQFFTTSSCAGRIILLDGNINGIEVQKKNCCWLLVTHRPCVKDDMIAALKKANGDAILKFEPFVLHVQCQQLQDAQILHSVAIDSGFRNSGITVGKRGKIMLAVRSTHGLEVPLSHEGKLMVTEEYIDFLLKIANQKMEENKKRIERFYNCLQRALERETIINSHSKEKINEKNNPYSHKKKRNREKARGKCITEENDKELENDDYPGINVTVFPEDY; encoded by the exons ATGGATCGTAGTGCAGAGTTCAGGAGATGGAAGGCGCAGTGCCTGAGCAAAGCGGACCTCAGCCGGAAGGGCGATGTAGACGAGGATGTGGTTGACCTTGTGCAGCTCCTGAATGAACGAGAACAGTTCTTCACCACGAGTTCCTGCGCTGGCCGCATCATCCTCCTAGATGGG aatataaatggTATTGAGGTTCAGAAAAAAAACTGTTGCTGGCTACTGGTTACACACAGACCTTGTGTAAAAGATGACATG attgcAGCTCTGAAAAAAGCAAATGGTGATGCCATTTTGAAATTTGAACCATTTGTTCTTCATGTGCAGTGTCAACAGTTGCAGGATGCACAGATTCTG cATTCAGTGGCAATAGATTCTGGTTTCAGGAACTCTGGCATAACagtgggaaagagaggaaagattaTGTTG GCTGTCCGCAGCACACATGGCTTAGAAGTCCCATTAAGCCATGAGGGAAAACTGATGGTAACTGAGGAATATATTGATTTCCTGTTAAAGATAGCAAATcaaaaaatggaggaaaacaagAAGAGGATTGAAAG GTTTTACAACTGCCTACAACGTGCTTTGGAAAGAGAAACTATTATTAACTCACATTCCAAAGAGAAAATCAACGAGAAAAATAACCCATAttctcataagaaaaaaagaaaccgaGAAAAAGCACGTGGCAAATGTATTactgaagaaaatgataaagaactTGAAAATGATGATTATCCAGGAATCAATGTTACTGTCTTTCCTGAAGATTACTGA